In Erythrobacter sp. F6033, a single genomic region encodes these proteins:
- a CDS encoding Hsp20 family protein — protein sequence MSRLDFTPYRRSTVGFDHLFDLLESQARNNSGDNYPPFNIARSGEDNYRITLAVAGFRPQDIDITAQQNLLTVHGKKRDDVDSGSEMLHVGIANRGFERRFELADHVRVEQADMADGLLIIDLVREVPEAMKPKKIAVNGAPTLTAVPDGSEEKSTDAA from the coding sequence ATGTCACGTTTAGATTTTACTCCATACCGCCGCAGCACCGTTGGCTTCGATCACTTGTTCGACCTCCTGGAAAGTCAGGCGCGCAACAACTCAGGCGACAATTACCCGCCTTTCAACATCGCGCGCAGCGGCGAAGACAATTATCGCATAACACTGGCTGTTGCTGGGTTCCGGCCGCAAGATATCGATATCACAGCCCAACAGAATCTTCTGACTGTTCACGGCAAGAAGCGCGACGATGTCGATAGCGGTTCAGAAATGCTGCACGTAGGCATCGCCAATCGCGGTTTCGAACGGCGTTTTGAACTCGCTGATCACGTGCGCGTGGAACAAGCCGACATGGCAGACGGGCTATTGATCATTGATCTGGTCCGCGAAGTGCCAGAGGCAATGAAACCGAAGAAAATCGCGGTAAACGGCGCTCCAACGCTGACCGCAGTACCGGACGGCTCGGAAGAGAAATCCACCGACGCTGCGTAA
- the grxC gene encoding glutaredoxin 3: protein MSTPKIDIYTKFTCPFCVRAKRLLSSKGVEFNEFDISMGGPKREEMLSRAPEARTVPQIFIGDTHVGGSDDLAVLESSGELDALLAG, encoded by the coding sequence ATGAGCACGCCAAAAATCGATATCTACACCAAGTTCACATGCCCGTTCTGCGTTCGCGCGAAGCGTTTGCTCAGCTCGAAGGGCGTAGAGTTCAATGAGTTCGACATTTCGATGGGCGGACCAAAGCGCGAGGAAATGCTTTCCCGCGCTCCAGAAGCGCGCACTGTCCCACAGATTTTCATCGGTGATACTCACGTCGGCGGTTCGGATGATCTAGCGGTTCTTGAAAGTTCAGGTGAGCTGGACGCCCTTTTGGCGGGCTGA
- a CDS encoding carbon-nitrogen hydrolase family protein, producing the protein MPKIALLQMTSGIDPEENYSSVEAAAKEASRVGAEVLFTPEMSLLLDRDRTRAATWVNSNEPIRMREWLARLAAETGVDLAIGSMPFPADEGLWANRAFYFDATGAERATYDKMHMFDVHLSTGETWRESSAYKAGDCPVSIDDTPMGKLGLTICYDLRFPALFEELGKRRCDTIAVPAAFTKPTGVAHWHVMLRARAIEASAFVIAAAQVGKHQDGRETYGHSVVVDPWGEVLLDMGGEDAHLAYCDIDLERINEVRGQVPSLANKREIPN; encoded by the coding sequence ATGCCGAAAATCGCCCTGTTGCAGATGACTTCCGGGATTGATCCGGAGGAGAACTATTCCTCTGTTGAAGCGGCGGCAAAAGAGGCATCGCGGGTCGGCGCTGAGGTGTTGTTTACTCCTGAGATGTCGCTGTTGCTGGATCGTGATCGTACGCGAGCCGCAACTTGGGTGAATTCGAACGAACCCATCCGAATGCGTGAATGGCTGGCCAGGCTGGCCGCTGAAACGGGCGTAGATCTGGCGATTGGCTCTATGCCGTTCCCTGCTGATGAGGGGCTGTGGGCCAATCGAGCGTTCTACTTTGACGCAACGGGTGCGGAGCGCGCCACTTACGACAAGATGCATATGTTCGATGTTCACCTTTCAACTGGTGAAACCTGGCGTGAAAGCAGCGCTTACAAAGCTGGTGATTGCCCCGTTAGCATTGATGATACACCGATGGGTAAACTCGGCCTTACGATCTGTTATGATCTGCGATTTCCAGCTCTATTTGAAGAACTCGGTAAGCGCCGCTGCGATACTATTGCCGTCCCCGCTGCATTTACAAAGCCAACGGGTGTCGCCCACTGGCACGTAATGCTGCGCGCGCGCGCTATCGAAGCCAGTGCTTTCGTGATCGCGGCAGCGCAGGTTGGGAAGCATCAGGATGGCCGCGAAACATACGGTCATAGCGTTGTCGTTGATCCATGGGGCGAAGTGTTGCTCGATATGGGCGGCGAAGACGCGCATCTGGCATATTGCGACATTGACCTCGAACGCATCAATGAAGTCAGGGGGCAGGTTCCAAGCCTTGCCAACAAGCGGGAAATCCCCAATTAG
- a CDS encoding DUF1178 family protein, with the protein MIVYDLHCEHGHQFEGWFGSSADFEDQQARGFVSCPDCGSARVSKAPMAPAVPAKGNTRTEQSPPSASNAGKPVSNQPIPPEVEKAMKALAKAQEKALEKSTWVGEQFAEQSREMHYGERDETPIHGQATLEEAKSLIDEGVQVAPLPFPVAPPDKLN; encoded by the coding sequence ATGATAGTCTACGATCTCCACTGTGAACATGGCCACCAGTTCGAAGGATGGTTTGGCTCGTCGGCTGATTTTGAGGATCAGCAGGCGCGCGGCTTTGTTTCATGTCCCGATTGTGGTTCAGCACGAGTTAGTAAGGCGCCAATGGCTCCCGCCGTCCCGGCGAAGGGCAATACTCGGACCGAGCAAAGTCCACCTTCAGCATCGAATGCTGGAAAGCCTGTTTCCAATCAGCCAATTCCTCCCGAAGTTGAAAAGGCTATGAAGGCGCTCGCGAAGGCTCAAGAAAAAGCTCTCGAAAAAAGCACTTGGGTCGGAGAGCAATTTGCCGAGCAGTCGCGCGAAATGCATTATGGAGAACGTGATGAGACACCGATTCACGGGCAAGCTACACTAGAAGAGGCTAAATCTCTTATCGATGAAGGCGTGCAAGTTGCACCGCTTCCGTTCCCGGTGGCACCTCCAGACAAACTCAATTGA
- a CDS encoding MFS transporter translates to MSNDEKATYPHLTRRQELLLALAVAVVTANAYYIHPIIRDVADGFGISDAQIGIVPALNQLALAIGILLLLPLGDRYSNRNLTIVFTAGQCLGLALMTLAPGFVLFTTGSTLLGFFTIAPYLLPAYASKRVAPERLGHVTATLTAGILFGILVARVGAGVVAEHFGWRTVYWAATIAMVAIAIALPRIMPKSEVAAPKEAKQPYLQLVLSVFPLLRSHPEIIISGAIQAIGFGQFIALWLALALHLTSPEMGYGTDAVGYLAGFAALSVLTTPRLGKWSDRIGPRRARLYLALIQTAGTALLLPFGGSIWLLMIPILITSTVGPAIDVGSRMTFLSKEPALRTRLTTIYIVIMFIGGGAFSFLGPAIFDAFGWDGIATAVLICCAALTALCALALKLYGSGVTQLNTA, encoded by the coding sequence TTGAGCAACGATGAAAAAGCCACATACCCGCACCTGACCCGGCGCCAAGAATTGCTCTTGGCGCTTGCGGTCGCTGTGGTCACGGCCAACGCATATTACATCCATCCGATAATCAGAGATGTTGCCGACGGATTTGGCATAAGCGATGCACAAATCGGGATTGTGCCAGCCCTCAATCAACTAGCGTTGGCGATAGGCATCCTTTTGCTGCTGCCGTTGGGTGATCGTTACTCGAACCGCAATTTGACGATTGTATTCACCGCCGGGCAGTGCCTCGGCTTGGCACTTATGACACTTGCGCCAGGCTTTGTATTGTTCACCACGGGCTCCACGCTTCTGGGGTTTTTCACAATCGCCCCGTATCTACTGCCAGCGTACGCATCCAAACGGGTCGCGCCGGAACGTCTTGGACATGTAACGGCAACATTAACTGCGGGAATTCTATTTGGCATACTTGTCGCCCGCGTCGGCGCTGGTGTCGTTGCCGAACACTTTGGCTGGCGAACCGTTTACTGGGCGGCGACAATCGCAATGGTCGCAATCGCAATCGCGTTGCCACGGATCATGCCCAAATCTGAGGTCGCTGCGCCTAAAGAAGCGAAGCAACCTTATCTACAATTGGTGCTTTCAGTGTTCCCTCTGCTGCGTTCGCACCCAGAGATCATCATCTCAGGCGCTATTCAAGCCATCGGATTTGGTCAATTCATCGCCCTTTGGTTGGCTTTGGCCCTGCACCTGACATCGCCCGAAATGGGATATGGAACGGACGCTGTTGGCTATCTCGCTGGTTTTGCAGCTCTCAGCGTGCTTACCACTCCAAGGCTCGGGAAATGGTCTGATCGAATTGGCCCTCGCCGCGCTCGCCTCTATCTCGCTTTGATACAGACTGCCGGCACCGCACTACTTCTACCATTCGGCGGGAGCATCTGGCTCTTGATGATACCGATCCTGATCACGTCGACCGTCGGTCCAGCAATCGATGTCGGCAGCCGCATGACCTTTCTATCGAAAGAGCCCGCACTGCGCACACGGCTGACCACCATCTATATCGTCATCATGTTCATTGGCGGCGGAGCGTTTTCGTTCTTAGGCCCCGCAATATTCGACGCATTTGGCTGGGATGGGATTGCTACGGCTGTCTTGATCTGCTGCGCGGCGCTCACTGCATTGTGCGCGCTCGCCCTCAAGCTTTATGGAAGCGGCGTCACGCAGCTAAATACGGCGTGA
- a CDS encoding haloalkane dehalogenase, with amino-acid sequence MQILKADLTRFDAIPDYPFAENWRDIDLGEGFSGRMHYLDEGPKDGPPLLLFHGEPSWSFLYRKMIPVLVEAGFRCFAPDLIGFGKSDKPDDIAFYTYDKHVSWLKQWRDAIVPETAALFCQDWGGLLGLRMVGEEPSRFACVVASNTFLPTGGTPSPAFLAWREFAKSSPEFQIGELLQRATATERTEAEVAAYEAPFPDEPSKAGARAFPALVPVEDGMDGIAQNIAAWKGLSSFDKPFLTLFGEDDPVTGGLAEPLIKRIQGAKDMPHGMLSTCGHFCQEDRPVELAQGVIDTTQKAGFLA; translated from the coding sequence ATGCAGATTCTGAAGGCCGACCTCACGCGATTTGACGCGATCCCTGACTATCCCTTTGCCGAGAATTGGCGCGACATCGATCTCGGCGAGGGCTTTTCAGGTAGAATGCATTACCTTGATGAAGGCCCGAAGGACGGACCGCCCTTGCTGTTGTTCCACGGCGAGCCAAGCTGGAGCTTTTTGTACCGCAAAATGATCCCGGTTTTGGTGGAGGCTGGGTTCCGGTGCTTTGCGCCGGATCTGATTGGTTTCGGAAAAAGTGATAAGCCTGATGACATCGCTTTTTATACCTATGACAAGCACGTCAGCTGGCTGAAGCAGTGGCGTGACGCCATTGTTCCTGAAACTGCAGCTCTATTCTGCCAGGATTGGGGCGGACTGCTTGGACTGCGAATGGTCGGCGAAGAGCCAAGCCGCTTTGCGTGTGTCGTTGCCAGCAACACATTCTTACCGACCGGCGGAACGCCTTCTCCAGCATTTTTAGCGTGGCGGGAATTTGCGAAGAGCTCTCCAGAGTTCCAGATCGGAGAGCTGCTTCAACGCGCAACCGCGACAGAGCGCACCGAGGCTGAAGTCGCGGCCTATGAAGCCCCCTTCCCCGATGAGCCAAGCAAAGCCGGGGCTCGCGCTTTTCCTGCACTCGTTCCTGTGGAGGATGGTATGGATGGAATCGCGCAGAATATTGCGGCGTGGAAGGGACTCTCTTCCTTCGACAAACCTTTCCTCACCTTGTTTGGCGAGGATGACCCGGTGACTGGCGGTTTGGCTGAGCCACTCATCAAGCGGATACAAGGTGCCAAGGATATGCCTCACGGTATGCTCTCAACCTGCGGACATTTCTGTCAGGAGGATCGCCCCGTTGAACTCGCGCAAGGCGTCATTGATACAACTCAAAAGGCTGGTTTCCTCGCTTGA
- a CDS encoding mechanosensitive ion channel family protein translates to MLNRLIDQLNSMGNDFIDALPYFAIALFIILVTAIAAKFTVKIADGLIGKTDLRPSLRNLIETIVKLGTWILGLMIAAIVLFPDLTPSSLIAGLGIGAVAIGFAFQDIFENFLAGVLIMIREKMRIGDVIECEGIVGKVEHITLRETHIRKLSGEVTVVPNSILFKNPVEILTDKDQRRHDVVIGVSYDTDLDEAAEVIRKSVSAVEEVDTEKGVDIFAQEFNSSSVDFLVRWWSGSTPRSGWESKDKVVRAIKRGLDDAGIEIPFPYITHTFKERVPMGEQPGENA, encoded by the coding sequence ATGCTGAACAGATTGATCGACCAACTGAACTCAATGGGCAACGATTTCATTGATGCGCTGCCTTATTTTGCAATCGCTCTCTTTATCATTCTCGTCACGGCGATTGCGGCGAAATTTACCGTCAAAATCGCAGACGGATTAATCGGTAAGACCGATCTGCGTCCTAGCCTGCGAAATCTAATAGAAACAATTGTCAAACTTGGGACATGGATCCTCGGCTTGATGATCGCAGCAATTGTGCTGTTTCCCGATCTTACACCGTCGAGCCTGATCGCTGGCCTTGGTATCGGTGCAGTTGCAATCGGTTTTGCCTTTCAGGACATTTTCGAGAACTTCCTCGCAGGCGTTCTCATCATGATTAGGGAGAAGATGCGCATCGGTGATGTTATCGAATGCGAAGGCATCGTCGGAAAGGTCGAGCATATCACATTGCGCGAAACCCATATCCGAAAATTGTCTGGTGAAGTCACTGTGGTGCCGAATTCGATATTGTTCAAAAACCCCGTCGAAATTCTTACGGATAAAGATCAGAGGCGGCATGATGTTGTGATCGGTGTTTCCTACGACACGGACTTGGATGAAGCGGCCGAGGTAATTCGAAAATCTGTTTCTGCAGTGGAAGAAGTCGACACCGAAAAGGGCGTCGACATCTTTGCCCAAGAGTTCAACTCCTCCTCGGTGGACTTCCTCGTACGCTGGTGGTCAGGTTCCACGCCACGTTCGGGGTGGGAATCCAAAGACAAAGTGGTGCGAGCTATCAAGCGTGGTCTCGACGACGCCGGAATCGAAATTCCGTTCCCATACATCACGCACACTTTCAAAGAGCGTGTGCCAATGGGCGAACAACCCGGCGAAAACGCATAA
- a CDS encoding acyl-CoA dehydrogenase family protein produces MPTETDDIVEIRRAVRALCDDFPGEYWRAKDAAREYPGEFVDALTKAGFLAALIPTDFGGSGLSLDEAAVIMEEIQASGCNGGAAHAQMYIMNTLLRYGSDAQKSEYLPKIAKGDLRLQAFGVSEPTSGTDTLSLKTRAVRDGNEYVISGQKIWTSRAEHSDLMLLLARTTPRDQVEKKTEGLSMFLVDMQQAVGNGMEIKPIRTMMNHSSCEVFFDDLRIPASALVGEEGKGFRYILSGMNAERILIAAECIGDAKWFIDQAKTYASDRNVFARPIGQNQGVQFPIARCYAQMRAAELMVHHAASVYDEGGNPGEEANMAKLLASEASWAAADMCVQTFGGFGFAEEYDVERKFREARLYTVAPISTNLILSYLAEHVLGLPRSY; encoded by the coding sequence ATGCCGACTGAGACTGACGACATCGTTGAAATCCGCCGAGCGGTGCGGGCTCTCTGTGATGATTTCCCTGGAGAATATTGGCGCGCGAAAGACGCAGCGAGGGAATATCCGGGCGAATTTGTCGACGCTCTCACAAAAGCAGGTTTTCTGGCTGCGCTAATTCCGACAGATTTCGGGGGAAGCGGGCTGAGCCTTGATGAAGCCGCGGTGATCATGGAGGAGATTCAGGCATCCGGTTGCAATGGCGGTGCAGCCCACGCGCAGATGTACATCATGAACACGCTGCTACGTTACGGGTCTGATGCGCAGAAGAGTGAGTATTTGCCCAAAATCGCTAAAGGCGATCTGCGTTTGCAGGCCTTTGGTGTTTCGGAGCCCACAAGCGGGACAGACACGCTAAGTCTGAAAACCCGAGCCGTCCGTGATGGTAACGAATACGTGATCTCTGGCCAAAAAATCTGGACGAGTCGGGCGGAGCACTCCGACCTGATGCTTCTGCTAGCGCGCACGACCCCGCGCGATCAGGTGGAGAAGAAGACCGAAGGGCTTTCAATGTTCCTCGTCGATATGCAGCAAGCAGTCGGCAATGGCATGGAAATCAAACCAATCCGAACAATGATGAATCATTCATCGTGTGAGGTCTTCTTCGACGATCTGAGAATTCCGGCAAGCGCCCTTGTTGGCGAAGAAGGGAAGGGCTTTCGCTACATCCTTTCAGGCATGAATGCTGAGCGAATTTTGATCGCGGCAGAATGCATTGGCGATGCCAAATGGTTTATCGATCAAGCGAAAACCTATGCCAGCGATCGCAATGTTTTCGCGCGGCCGATCGGCCAGAACCAAGGCGTCCAGTTTCCTATCGCGCGTTGCTATGCGCAGATGCGCGCAGCCGAGTTGATGGTTCATCACGCAGCATCGGTTTATGACGAAGGTGGAAACCCAGGCGAAGAAGCCAATATGGCAAAACTGCTCGCCTCCGAAGCGAGCTGGGCAGCTGCTGATATGTGTGTTCAGACTTTCGGCGGGTTCGGGTTTGCTGAAGAATACGATGTCGAGCGCAAGTTCAGAGAGGCCCGCCTCTATACCGTGGCTCCGATCTCGACCAATCTGATTTTGTCATATCTGGCGGAGCACGTTTTGGGTTTGCCTCGATCATACTAG
- a CDS encoding septum formation initiator family protein codes for MRKPAKEQMRQGLALFVLLVLTGLAIAGPTGLLAWSENSQALEQRTAQIAMLTEKRDALKNRVQLLNPKAADADLASELVRRNLGVLHADEVVITIEDE; via the coding sequence ATGCGTAAACCAGCGAAGGAGCAGATGCGGCAGGGCTTGGCTCTGTTTGTGCTTCTTGTGCTCACAGGTTTGGCGATCGCAGGGCCCACCGGATTGTTGGCTTGGAGCGAGAATTCGCAAGCTTTGGAACAGCGGACCGCGCAAATTGCGATGCTTACCGAAAAACGTGATGCGTTAAAGAACCGGGTGCAGCTTCTTAACCCCAAGGCTGCCGACGCCGACCTTGCAAGTGAGTTGGTGCGGCGAAATCTTGGCGTTCTGCATGCCGATGAAGTCGTGATTACCATCGAAGACGAGTAA
- the pdhA gene encoding pyruvate dehydrogenase (acetyl-transferring) E1 component subunit alpha, protein MAKKPAAKKTPAKKPATTVAPQDDPDFVLHSLQTEFEAAKRFDANEDQMMEFYRQMLLIRRFEEKAGQLYGLGLIGGFCHLYIGQEAVAIGLQSALDNDKDSVITGYRDHGHMLAYGIDPKVIMAELTGREAGISKGKGGSMHMFSTEHKFYGGHGIVGAQVALGGGLALAHQYNDDGGLCLAYFGDGAANQGQVYETFNMAALWNLPIVFVVEDNQYAMGTASKRSSAETRFHRRGTAFRIPGMDVNGMDVLEVRAAAEVAFKHVRDGKGPVLMELNTYRYRGHSMSDPAKYRTRDEVQDQRDNHDPIERLKKALIEVGKTEEELKAIDKDIRKTVAESADFAENSPEPAPSELYTDVLVEEY, encoded by the coding sequence TTGGCCAAGAAGCCCGCCGCCAAAAAGACGCCAGCAAAGAAGCCCGCGACAACCGTAGCTCCGCAAGACGATCCAGATTTTGTGCTGCACTCGCTCCAGACGGAGTTTGAGGCTGCGAAGCGGTTTGACGCGAATGAAGATCAGATGATGGAATTCTATCGCCAGATGCTTCTCATCCGCCGCTTTGAAGAGAAAGCAGGTCAGCTCTACGGCCTTGGGCTGATCGGAGGATTCTGCCACCTTTATATCGGGCAAGAAGCCGTTGCGATTGGTCTTCAGAGCGCGCTCGATAATGACAAAGACAGCGTGATTACCGGGTATCGTGACCACGGGCATATGCTTGCATATGGTATCGATCCGAAGGTTATCATGGCGGAGCTGACCGGGCGTGAGGCCGGCATCTCTAAAGGGAAGGGCGGCTCGATGCATATGTTCAGCACCGAGCACAAATTCTATGGCGGCCACGGCATCGTGGGCGCCCAAGTCGCGCTTGGCGGCGGACTTGCGCTTGCGCACCAATATAATGACGATGGAGGTCTGTGCCTCGCTTACTTCGGAGATGGAGCTGCCAACCAAGGCCAAGTCTACGAAACATTCAATATGGCGGCCCTATGGAATCTCCCGATCGTTTTCGTAGTTGAAGACAACCAATATGCCATGGGCACCGCGTCCAAACGTTCATCAGCCGAAACCCGTTTCCATCGCCGAGGCACAGCTTTCCGCATTCCAGGCATGGATGTGAACGGTATGGATGTACTTGAAGTGCGTGCTGCCGCTGAAGTCGCATTCAAACATGTGCGTGATGGTAAAGGTCCAGTTCTGATGGAGCTGAACACCTATCGGTACCGTGGCCATTCCATGTCAGATCCTGCGAAGTACCGTACTCGTGATGAGGTGCAGGATCAGCGCGACAATCACGATCCGATTGAACGGTTGAAGAAGGCTCTGATTGAAGTAGGCAAAACCGAAGAGGAATTGAAAGCTATCGATAAAGACATTCGCAAGACTGTGGCGGAATCCGCTGATTTTGCGGAAAATTCCCCTGAGCCAGCGCCGAGCGAACTCTACACAGATGTTCTGGTGGAGGAGTATTGA
- a CDS encoding pyruvate dehydrogenase complex E1 component subunit beta: MAIELKMPALSPTMEQGTLAKWLKQEGDTIEPGDIIAEIETDKATMEFEAIDEGVLTKIIVAEGSEDVAVGTVIAELQGEGEESAPAPAAQEQSSTPAVEAEPAPAPERPTNQPQNDPDIPEGTNFVSTTVREALRDGMAEEMRSDPRVFVMGEEVAEYQGAYKVTQGLLDEFGPKRVIDTPITEYGFAGVGTGAAMGGLRPIVEFMTFNFAMQAIDHIINSAAKTNYMSGGQMRCPIVFRGPNGAASRVGAQHSQNYGPWYASVPGLIVIAPYDASDAKGLMKAAIRSEDPVVFLENELVYGKSFDVPDLDDHVLPIGKARIMREGADVTIVSYSIGVGFALEAAETLAGEGIDAEVIDLRTLRPLDTQTILTSLAKTNRLVIAEEGWPTCSIASEIISLCMEQGFDDLDAPVLRVCNEDVPLPYAANLEKLALIDAPRIVEAAKKVCYTD, encoded by the coding sequence ATGGCTATTGAACTCAAGATGCCAGCCCTTTCGCCGACGATGGAGCAGGGAACGCTCGCCAAGTGGTTGAAGCAAGAAGGCGATACCATCGAGCCCGGTGATATCATCGCCGAAATTGAAACCGACAAGGCGACCATGGAATTCGAAGCGATCGATGAAGGCGTTCTGACGAAGATCATTGTCGCCGAAGGCAGCGAAGATGTGGCGGTCGGGACGGTTATCGCCGAATTGCAAGGCGAGGGCGAAGAAAGCGCTCCGGCTCCTGCTGCTCAGGAACAGAGCTCAACGCCTGCAGTTGAAGCTGAGCCCGCACCGGCGCCAGAAAGACCCACAAACCAACCTCAAAACGATCCAGACATTCCCGAAGGCACCAATTTCGTGAGCACAACCGTGCGCGAAGCTTTGCGCGATGGAATGGCCGAAGAAATGCGCAGTGATCCGCGCGTTTTCGTGATGGGTGAAGAGGTCGCTGAGTATCAGGGTGCCTATAAGGTAACCCAAGGCCTTCTGGATGAATTCGGGCCAAAGCGTGTGATCGATACTCCGATCACAGAGTATGGCTTCGCAGGTGTTGGAACGGGAGCTGCGATGGGCGGTCTTCGTCCAATCGTTGAATTCATGACTTTCAACTTTGCGATGCAGGCCATCGACCACATTATCAATTCTGCGGCCAAGACCAATTACATGTCCGGCGGTCAGATGCGGTGTCCGATCGTATTTCGTGGCCCTAACGGTGCAGCAAGCCGCGTAGGTGCGCAGCACAGTCAGAACTATGGCCCATGGTACGCGAGTGTCCCGGGCCTGATTGTCATTGCGCCGTACGATGCTTCGGACGCAAAAGGGCTGATGAAAGCTGCGATCCGTTCCGAAGATCCAGTTGTCTTCCTCGAGAACGAGCTGGTCTACGGTAAGAGCTTCGACGTGCCTGATCTTGATGACCACGTGCTGCCGATTGGTAAGGCGCGGATCATGCGTGAGGGAGCTGACGTGACCATCGTATCCTATTCCATCGGAGTGGGTTTCGCTCTGGAAGCGGCGGAGACACTTGCGGGCGAGGGCATCGATGCCGAGGTGATTGACCTTAGAACTCTGCGTCCGTTGGACACGCAAACTATCCTTACGAGTCTGGCGAAGACCAACCGCCTTGTTATTGCCGAAGAAGGTTGGCCCACATGCTCAATTGCGAGCGAGATCATCTCGCTTTGTATGGAGCAGGGTTTTGATGATCTGGACGCGCCGGTTCTACGTGTGTGCAACGAAGACGTGCCGCTTCCCTATGCTGCGAACCTTGAAAAGCTTGCCTTGATTGATGCTCCACGCATCGTCGAAGCTGCGAAGAAGGTTTGCTACACGGATTAA
- a CDS encoding TadE/TadG family type IV pilus assembly protein → MIAKVQQRARAANTKFRRKLRELKDHTSGVAMVEFAFTAPIFIGLGMLGTETAYFTITHMQISQIAMQVADNASRVGEADVLVNRQVFEDDINQAFIGAEKLGEQNEIFENGRIILSSLEVNADGGQWIHWQRCRGAKVYDSSYGVEGDGASGTDFDGMGETGKEITASSGTAVMFVEVSYTYEPVTPFDFYGDTEIQYTAAFNVRDQRDLTQIYQTNPVSPVASCDTYSADRPS, encoded by the coding sequence ATGATTGCCAAGGTCCAACAGCGAGCACGCGCTGCGAACACCAAGTTCCGCAGAAAACTGCGCGAGTTAAAAGATCACACATCCGGTGTGGCGATGGTGGAATTCGCTTTCACCGCGCCAATCTTCATCGGCTTGGGCATGCTGGGCACTGAAACAGCATATTTCACGATCACACATATGCAGATCAGCCAGATCGCCATGCAGGTTGCCGATAACGCATCTCGTGTTGGTGAGGCTGATGTCCTTGTGAACCGTCAGGTCTTTGAAGATGACATCAATCAGGCGTTTATCGGTGCTGAAAAGCTCGGTGAGCAAAATGAAATCTTCGAAAACGGTCGCATCATACTCTCTAGCCTTGAGGTGAATGCTGACGGTGGTCAGTGGATTCATTGGCAAAGGTGCCGGGGCGCAAAGGTCTATGATTCCAGTTACGGCGTAGAGGGTGATGGCGCGAGCGGCACCGACTTTGATGGCATGGGCGAAACGGGCAAAGAGATTACCGCAAGCAGCGGAACCGCTGTCATGTTTGTAGAGGTTTCATACACCTACGAGCCGGTTACCCCATTCGATTTCTATGGCGATACTGAAATTCAGTACACTGCTGCTTTCAACGTTCGCGACCAGCGCGACCTGACCCAGATTTATCAAACAAACCCGGTTTCGCCTGTGGCGTCTTGCGACACATACTCGGCTGACCGCCCTTCATAA
- a CDS encoding TadE/TadG family type IV pilus assembly protein, whose amino-acid sequence MMRLFKNNRLRKNESGATLTEFGLVAPVLILMIMGVFDMAHSQYTSALMNGAMQKAGRDLTLENAGSRESTIDQAVIGQVQNVVPSSATVTLEKLSHFDFEDIGEEEEYTDDNNDGICNDNEPFVDSNGNGQWDANRGESGIGGARDAVLYTAVVTYPRLFPMYGLAGLPQDVELRASTVLRNQPFDQQDRATTTGNCT is encoded by the coding sequence ATGATGCGCTTGTTCAAAAACAATCGTCTCAGGAAAAATGAGAGCGGAGCCACTCTGACCGAATTCGGTCTGGTGGCTCCGGTCCTCATCCTGATGATCATGGGGGTGTTCGATATGGCGCATTCGCAATACACATCAGCGTTGATGAACGGTGCGATGCAGAAAGCCGGACGCGATCTCACACTAGAGAACGCCGGCAGCCGGGAGTCGACAATTGATCAGGCGGTGATCGGCCAAGTTCAAAACGTGGTGCCAAGCAGCGCGACCGTAACCCTGGAAAAGCTCTCTCACTTCGATTTCGAAGATATCGGTGAAGAGGAAGAGTATACCGACGATAACAATGACGGCATTTGCAACGACAACGAGCCGTTCGTTGATTCAAATGGCAACGGTCAATGGGATGCCAATCGGGGCGAAAGCGGTATCGGCGGTGCACGCGATGCGGTTCTTTATACTGCTGTCGTAACCTATCCGCGACTGTTCCCGATGTACGGACTTGCGGGTCTTCCGCAAGATGTTGAGCTTCGCGCTTCTACCGTACTTCGCAACCAGCCTTTCGACCAACAAGATCGCGCCACAACCACCGGGAATTGCACATGA